A single region of the Devosia sp. FJ2-5-3 genome encodes:
- a CDS encoding ABC transporter permease — protein MARYLLLRLGDAIPTLFLVLTLVFIAMRILPGDPALAALGDAALPEQLAEFRERMGLNVPLWQQYFNFIGGVLTLDFGRSLLTNTPVLQLIAQNLPYTIELTVAAMLMGIVAGVPMGVIAATNRNKAPDGVVRVFSLIGYAIPDFFLGAILLITFSLNMGWFPINGAGSDFASRLHHLFLPALTLAFVKAAFLGRLTRTSLLEVLGKDYVRTARAKGAKENRVIYRHGLRNAMLPITTGLGLSLLSTLSGSVAVELVFNRPGIGRLLIDAIAQRDYAVIQGGVLVFAGFVVLINLLMDLVYVVVDPRVRVS, from the coding sequence ATGGCCAGATATCTGCTCTTACGCTTGGGTGACGCGATCCCCACCCTGTTCCTGGTGCTGACACTGGTGTTCATCGCCATGCGCATCCTGCCCGGCGACCCCGCGCTGGCGGCGCTCGGCGACGCGGCCCTCCCAGAGCAGCTGGCCGAATTCCGCGAAAGGATGGGGCTCAACGTGCCCCTCTGGCAGCAATATTTCAATTTTATCGGCGGGGTGCTGACGCTCGATTTCGGGCGCTCGCTGCTGACCAATACGCCGGTGCTGCAGCTGATCGCGCAGAACCTGCCCTATACGATCGAGCTGACCGTGGCGGCCATGCTGATGGGGATCGTTGCCGGTGTGCCGATGGGCGTCATTGCGGCGACCAACCGCAACAAGGCGCCGGACGGGGTGGTGCGGGTGTTCTCGCTGATCGGCTATGCCATCCCCGATTTCTTCCTCGGCGCGATCCTGCTCATCACCTTTTCGCTCAATATGGGCTGGTTTCCGATCAACGGGGCCGGGTCCGATTTTGCCAGCCGATTGCATCACCTGTTCCTGCCCGCGCTGACGCTGGCCTTCGTCAAGGCCGCCTTTCTCGGGCGCCTGACCCGAACGAGCCTGCTTGAAGTGCTGGGCAAGGACTATGTCCGCACGGCCCGCGCCAAGGGCGCCAAGGAAAACCGTGTCATCTACCGGCACGGGCTGCGCAATGCGATGCTGCCGATCACGACCGGTCTCGGGTTGAGCCTCTTGTCGACGCTGTCCGGTTCGGTGGCGGTGGAGCTGGTGTTCAACCGCCCCGGCATCGGCCGCCTTCTAATCGATGCCATCGCCCAGCGCGACTATGCCGTGATCCAGGGCGGGGTGCTGGTCTTCGCCGGTTTCGTGGTCCTCATCAATTTGCTGATGGACCTTGTCTATGTCGTTGTCGATCCACGCGTGCGGGTGAGCTGA
- a CDS encoding ABC transporter permease gives MSVITEDTVRVPPVEPGFFRRLGKILFGRPETGFATLMILVFILVALFAPMLAPYDPLAQSVLKINRLPSADNWLGTDQFGRDVLSRLIYGSRNSLLFGFISPVLAALFGTMLGVIAGYFGGVVDRLISRVIDLLLAFPELLLAILIAAVLGGGFWNIITVITVAFIPGFARVARAQTLSIKQEPFVEAAIATGVRTPIIIIRHIIPNIMAPIVALMTLWVASAIRIEASLSFLGIGTRPPNPSWGNIIRDGLNSLFGSPWPIIGAGIAITLVVLSFNLVGDAIRDALDPSTAR, from the coding sequence ATGAGTGTCATTACCGAAGATACCGTTCGCGTCCCGCCGGTCGAGCCGGGGTTTTTCAGAAGGCTTGGCAAGATATTGTTCGGGCGGCCCGAGACGGGTTTTGCCACGCTCATGATCCTGGTCTTCATCCTCGTGGCGCTGTTTGCGCCGATGCTGGCGCCCTATGATCCGCTGGCCCAGTCGGTGCTCAAGATCAATCGCCTGCCCAGTGCGGACAATTGGCTCGGCACCGATCAGTTCGGCCGCGATGTGTTGAGCCGGCTGATCTACGGGTCGCGCAATTCGCTGCTGTTCGGCTTCATCTCGCCGGTGCTGGCGGCGCTGTTCGGCACCATGCTGGGGGTGATCGCCGGCTATTTCGGCGGCGTCGTCGACCGGCTGATCTCGCGCGTCATCGATCTCCTGCTCGCCTTCCCCGAACTGCTGCTGGCGATCCTGATCGCGGCCGTGCTCGGCGGCGGCTTCTGGAACATCATCACCGTGATCACCGTGGCGTTCATCCCCGGCTTTGCCCGCGTGGCCCGGGCGCAGACGCTCTCGATAAAGCAGGAGCCTTTCGTCGAGGCGGCCATCGCCACCGGCGTGCGCACCCCGATCATCATCATCCGCCACATCATTCCCAATATCATGGCCCCGATCGTGGCGCTGATGACGCTGTGGGTGGCTTCGGCGATCCGCATCGAGGCCTCGCTGAGCTTTCTCGGCATCGGCACGCGCCCGCCCAATCCGAGCTGGGGCAATATCATCCGCGACGGGCTCAACAGTCTTTTCGGGTCGCCCTGGCCGATCATCGGCGCCGGTATTGCCATTACCCTGGTGGTGCTCTCGTTCAACCTCGTCGGCGACGCAATCCGCGATGCGCTCGACCCATCGACGGCACGCTAG
- a CDS encoding ABC transporter ATP-binding protein, whose translation MSAMDNIADQKSPKAGAEPVLSVRDLKTSFLTQKGWVEIVKGISFDIAAEETLAVVGESGSGKSVTALSVMRLLDYEMSRVEGSVKLAGRELLSLGPNEMRMVRGRQIGMIFQEAMTSLNPLQTVGQQIAEVLTIHGLYSGQEAYKEAERLLERVRIPGAASRLKDYPHALSGGMRQRVMIAMALACKPKLLIADEPTTALDVTIQAQILQLIKQLQKEEGMGVLFITHDMGVVAEVADRTVVMLQGKAVESDKTENIFAHAQNPYTRALIAAVPRLGEGNKKGPQHFPILDRATGLVVTGRERPDTVQHKAEPVLRVKNLIKRFDIAGGLFSGPVGRVHAVENVSFDLRGGETLSLVGESGCGKSTTGRAVMRLIEPQSGEVNLGGTDIRALDKERMRDMRRHIQMIFQDPYASLNPRIKIGDAIAEPFLTHKLGTKKQARDKSMDLLERVGLNVEMAGRYPSQFSGGQRQRICIARALSLEPKVIVADESVSALDVSIKAQVVNLMMDLQEQFGLSYLFISHDMAVVERISHQVAVMYLGEIVERGPVASVFGNPQHPYTKRLMAAVPVPDPARRTQLRPVSNDEIKSPIRKVDYVPPNREYREVSPGHIVQAWGDDWKV comes from the coding sequence ATGAGCGCAATGGACAATATTGCCGACCAGAAATCTCCGAAGGCCGGCGCAGAGCCGGTGCTGTCGGTTCGCGACCTCAAGACCTCGTTCCTGACCCAGAAGGGCTGGGTGGAAATCGTCAAGGGCATCAGCTTCGACATCGCGGCGGAGGAAACCCTCGCCGTGGTGGGCGAAAGCGGGTCGGGCAAGTCGGTGACGGCGCTGAGCGTGATGCGCCTGCTCGACTATGAGATGAGCCGGGTCGAAGGCTCGGTGAAGCTGGCGGGACGCGAACTGCTCTCGCTCGGGCCCAACGAGATGCGCATGGTGCGCGGCCGGCAGATCGGGATGATCTTCCAGGAGGCGATGACCAGCCTCAATCCGCTGCAGACCGTTGGCCAGCAGATCGCCGAAGTGCTGACCATTCACGGGCTCTATTCGGGCCAGGAGGCCTATAAGGAAGCCGAGCGGCTGCTCGAACGCGTGCGTATTCCCGGGGCTGCGTCGCGGCTCAAGGACTATCCGCATGCCCTTTCGGGCGGCATGCGCCAGCGCGTGATGATTGCCATGGCGCTGGCCTGCAAGCCCAAGCTTCTCATCGCCGACGAGCCGACGACGGCGCTCGACGTGACTATTCAGGCGCAGATCCTGCAGCTGATCAAGCAGTTGCAGAAGGAAGAGGGGATGGGCGTTCTGTTCATCACCCACGATATGGGCGTGGTGGCGGAAGTGGCCGACCGGACCGTGGTGATGCTGCAGGGCAAGGCGGTCGAGTCCGACAAGACCGAGAACATCTTTGCTCATGCCCAGAACCCCTATACGCGGGCGCTGATCGCGGCCGTGCCGCGGCTGGGTGAAGGCAACAAAAAGGGGCCCCAGCACTTCCCGATCCTCGACCGGGCCACGGGCCTCGTGGTGACGGGGCGCGAGCGGCCAGACACGGTGCAACACAAGGCCGAGCCGGTGCTGCGGGTGAAGAACCTCATCAAGCGGTTCGACATTGCGGGTGGCCTTTTCAGCGGGCCGGTCGGGCGCGTGCATGCGGTGGAAAATGTGAGCTTCGACCTGCGCGGAGGGGAAACCCTGTCGCTGGTGGGCGAGTCCGGTTGCGGCAAATCGACGACGGGCCGGGCGGTGATGCGGCTGATCGAGCCGCAGAGCGGGGAGGTCAATCTCGGGGGCACCGATATCCGCGCGCTGGACAAGGAGCGCATGCGCGACATGCGCCGGCATATCCAGATGATATTCCAGGACCCCTATGCGAGCCTTAATCCGCGCATCAAGATCGGCGATGCCATTGCCGAACCGTTTTTGACGCACAAATTGGGCACCAAGAAGCAGGCGCGCGACAAGTCGATGGATCTGCTGGAGCGGGTCGGGCTCAATGTCGAGATGGCCGGGCGCTATCCCTCGCAGTTTTCGGGCGGGCAGCGGCAGCGCATCTGCATCGCCCGGGCGCTGTCGCTCGAGCCCAAGGTGATCGTGGCCGATGAGAGCGTTTCGGCGCTCGACGTTTCGATCAAGGCGCAGGTGGTCAATCTGATGATGGATCTGCAGGAGCAGTTCGGGCTGTCCTATCTCTTCATCTCGCACGACATGGCGGTGGTGGAGCGGATCAGCCATCAGGTGGCGGTGATGTATCTGGGTGAGATCGTCGAGCGCGGGCCGGTGGCGTCCGTGTTCGGCAATCCGCAGCATCCCTATACCAAGCGGCTGATGGCGGCGGTGCCGGTGCCCGATCCGGCGCGGCGCACGCAATTGCGGCCGGTCAGCAATGATGAGATCAAGAGCCCGATCCGCAAGGTGGACTATGTGCCGCCAAATCGGGAGTACCGCGAAGTCTCGCCGGGCCATATCGTGCAGGCGTGGGGCGATGACTGGAAGGTTTAG
- a CDS encoding oxidoreductase, producing MSFQALVTSKDEAGKVSSRVETIGDDRLPEGNVTVDVEWAGLNYKDGLCLTGAGGLVRNYPHVAGIDFAGTVAESSDDRYKAGDKVLLTGWRVGEAHWGGYAQRARVNADWLVSVPELLSTRDTMVVGTAGLTAMLAVDRLEKLGLTPEAGEVLVTGAAGGVGSIALSILGKLGYTAVAVSGRPEHAETLKGLGASEIIARDDFLGQPDKPLESARWAGLIDNVGGKMLAKALKQMKYNGIATAIGNAGGIGLDTNVLPFILRGVTLAGIDSVMQPYANRVPAWNRIAEIFDLGTYDALVEEIGLDALPDAAERILAGQVRGRTIVKLR from the coding sequence ATGAGTTTTCAGGCATTGGTCACCAGCAAGGACGAGGCTGGCAAGGTCTCGTCGCGGGTCGAGACGATCGGTGACGATCGCTTGCCAGAAGGCAATGTGACGGTCGATGTGGAATGGGCGGGGCTCAACTATAAGGACGGGCTGTGCCTGACCGGGGCTGGCGGGCTGGTGCGAAACTATCCGCATGTGGCGGGCATCGATTTTGCCGGGACCGTCGCCGAAAGCAGTGATGACCGCTACAAGGCGGGCGACAAGGTGCTGCTGACGGGCTGGCGCGTGGGTGAGGCCCATTGGGGCGGCTATGCGCAGCGGGCGCGGGTCAATGCCGACTGGCTTGTGTCGGTGCCGGAACTGCTCTCCACCCGCGATACCATGGTGGTGGGCACGGCCGGGCTGACGGCCATGCTGGCGGTGGATCGGCTCGAAAAGCTGGGGCTGACACCGGAAGCGGGCGAGGTGCTGGTGACCGGCGCGGCTGGTGGCGTGGGCTCGATCGCGCTCTCGATTCTGGGCAAGCTGGGCTACACAGCGGTGGCGGTTTCCGGGCGGCCGGAGCATGCCGAGACGCTGAAGGGTCTTGGCGCCAGCGAGATCATCGCGCGCGATGATTTCCTGGGGCAGCCGGACAAGCCGCTGGAATCGGCGCGCTGGGCGGGGCTGATCGACAATGTCGGCGGCAAAATGCTGGCCAAGGCGCTCAAGCAGATGAAGTATAATGGCATCGCCACGGCTATCGGCAATGCCGGCGGGATCGGGCTCGATACCAATGTGTTGCCGTTCATCCTGCGCGGGGTGACGCTTGCGGGCATCGACAGCGTGATGCAGCCCTATGCCAATCGCGTTCCGGCCTGGAACCGGATTGCCGAGATCTTCGATCTCGGGACTTATGATGCGCTGGTCGAGGAAATCGGGCTGGACGCGCTGCCGGATGCGGCGGAGCGGATTTTGGCCGGCCAGGTGCGCGGGCGCACCATCGTCAAGCTGCGCTAG
- a CDS encoding NAD(P)-dependent oxidoreductase translates to MPVVIAHNYDERLAAKVAAVLPEGVDFRALGARVETAWRVPAEAEILLINQNSPDIGLHRGMEKPEGWPFNLKFVQLRSTGIDKYPDWIFEVPQVCVTRGGYAVPISEYVLAAMLAQVKLIPEIWVKAGSEWQPRPKLGTLNGQTLGIIGFGEIGKAIAEKALTFGMAVIGTKRSNGPSGMDGVEIVSLAELISRSDHIVVATPLTDETAGMLNVETLAGIKEGAHLINIGRGQVITEDGLKAALDGKLGAATLDVTVPEPLPDGHWLYAHPKVRISPHISGSSPQSDQNVTEFFRRNLERYLAGEPLEGVVDPQARY, encoded by the coding sequence ATGCCGGTCGTGATCGCGCATAATTATGATGAGCGGCTGGCGGCCAAGGTCGCGGCCGTGTTGCCCGAGGGCGTGGATTTTCGCGCCCTTGGGGCGCGTGTGGAGACGGCCTGGAGGGTGCCGGCGGAGGCCGAAATTCTGCTCATCAACCAGAACAGCCCGGATATTGGGCTGCACCGGGGGATGGAAAAGCCCGAGGGCTGGCCGTTCAACCTCAAATTTGTGCAGCTGCGTTCGACCGGCATCGACAAATATCCGGACTGGATTTTCGAGGTGCCGCAGGTCTGCGTCACGCGCGGCGGCTATGCCGTGCCGATCTCGGAATATGTGCTGGCCGCGATGCTGGCGCAGGTGAAGCTGATCCCGGAAATCTGGGTGAAGGCGGGGAGCGAATGGCAGCCGCGCCCGAAGCTCGGAACGCTCAACGGGCAAACGCTCGGGATCATCGGCTTTGGCGAGATCGGCAAAGCGATTGCCGAAAAGGCGCTGACCTTCGGGATGGCGGTGATCGGCACCAAGCGGTCGAACGGGCCGAGCGGGATGGACGGCGTCGAGATCGTCTCGCTGGCCGAGCTGATATCGCGCTCGGACCATATCGTGGTGGCGACGCCGCTCACCGACGAAACGGCGGGCATGCTCAATGTCGAGACCCTGGCGGGGATCAAAGAGGGCGCCCATCTGATCAATATCGGCCGGGGGCAGGTGATCACCGAGGATGGCCTCAAGGCCGCGCTCGACGGCAAGCTCGGCGCAGCGACGCTGGATGTGACGGTGCCGGAGCCGCTGCCCGACGGGCACTGGCTCTATGCGCACCCCAAGGTGCGGATTTCGCCGCATATTTCGGGCAGTTCGCCGCAGAGCGACCAGAATGTGACGGAATTTTTCCGCCGCAATCTCGAGCGCTATCTCGCCGGCGAGCCCCTCGAGGGTGTGGTCGATCCGCAGGCGCGGTACTGA
- the hisD gene encoding histidinol dehydrogenase encodes MPIWLKRGKNVEERADADRQVRATVEAILSDIEKRGDAAIRDLSIKFDKWDRKDFRLTKAEIDECIAQLSDEDIRDIEFAQTQVRNFAQKQRDTMLDLEVETLPGVILGHKHVPISAVGCYVPGGKYPLLASAHMSVLTAKVAGCPRVITCAPPFNGKPAPAIVAAQAMAGADEIYVLGGIQAIGAMAIGTESIDPVDMLVGPGNAFVAEAKRQLYGRVGIDLFAGPTETLVIADETVDGELCATDLLGQAEHGPTSPAILLTNSEKLARETMAEIERLLEILPTADIARKSWADYGEVIVCESYEEMLAEADRIASEHVQVMTDRDMWFRDNLRNFGALFLGPRTNVAYGDKVIGTNHTLPTMKAARYTGGLWVGKFLKTCTWQTVKTDEASAMVGEYGSRLSMLEGFVGHAEQANIRVRRYGGRNVPYGGKA; translated from the coding sequence ATGCCGATTTGGCTCAAGCGCGGTAAAAATGTCGAGGAGCGGGCCGATGCCGACCGGCAGGTGCGCGCCACGGTCGAGGCCATATTGTCGGACATCGAAAAACGCGGCGATGCGGCGATCCGCGACCTCTCGATCAAGTTCGATAAATGGGATCGGAAAGATTTTCGGCTGACCAAGGCCGAGATCGACGAGTGCATCGCCCAGCTTTCGGACGAGGATATTCGCGACATCGAGTTTGCGCAGACCCAGGTGCGTAATTTTGCGCAGAAGCAGCGGGACACCATGCTCGATCTCGAGGTGGAAACGCTGCCGGGCGTTATTCTCGGGCACAAGCATGTGCCGATCAGCGCGGTAGGGTGTTATGTGCCGGGGGGCAAATATCCGCTCCTGGCCTCGGCGCATATGTCGGTGCTGACGGCCAAGGTGGCCGGATGCCCGCGCGTGATCACCTGCGCGCCGCCGTTCAACGGCAAGCCGGCTCCCGCGATCGTTGCCGCACAGGCCATGGCGGGGGCGGACGAAATTTATGTGCTCGGCGGCATCCAGGCCATTGGCGCGATGGCCATCGGGACGGAGAGCATCGACCCCGTCGACATGTTGGTGGGGCCGGGCAATGCCTTCGTGGCCGAGGCCAAGCGGCAGCTTTACGGGCGCGTCGGGATCGATCTCTTCGCCGGGCCGACCGAGACGCTGGTCATTGCCGACGAGACGGTGGATGGCGAGCTCTGCGCCACCGATCTGCTGGGGCAGGCCGAGCATGGGCCGACGTCTCCGGCAATCCTGTTGACCAATTCCGAAAAGCTGGCGCGGGAGACGATGGCGGAAATCGAGCGGTTGCTGGAAATCCTGCCAACGGCCGATATCGCGCGGAAGTCTTGGGCCGATTATGGCGAGGTGATCGTCTGCGAGTCTTATGAGGAAATGCTGGCCGAAGCCGATCGCATTGCCTCCGAGCACGTCCAGGTTATGACCGACAGGGACATGTGGTTCCGGGACAATCTGCGCAATTTCGGGGCGCTGTTCCTCGGGCCGCGCACCAATGTGGCCTATGGCGACAAGGTGATCGGCACCAACCACACGCTGCCGACGATGAAGGCGGCGCGCTATACGGGCGGGCTGTGGGTCGGCAAATTCCTCAAGACCTGCACCTGGCAGACGGTGAAGACCGACGAGGCCTCGGCGATGGTGGGCGAGTATGGCTCGCGCCTCTCCATGCTCGAAGGGTTCGTTGGGCATGCCGAGCAGGCCAATATTCGCGTGCGGCGCTATGGCGGGCGCAATGTGCCTTATGGCGGCAAGGCATAA
- a CDS encoding heme-binding protein has protein sequence MLTLKRIDVQDAQVLLKGAQEKARQIGVPMCIAITDESGNLIAFERMDGGKITSITIAIDKAFTAAGARKATGDYGTASQPGSPAYGINSAINGRLMVVAGGLPIIVDGEVVGGIGISSGSPAQDTEVAQAGIDAFLASL, from the coding sequence ATGCTGACGCTCAAGCGGATCGACGTTCAGGACGCGCAGGTGCTGCTCAAGGGTGCACAGGAAAAGGCGCGGCAGATCGGCGTGCCGATGTGCATCGCCATCACCGATGAATCGGGCAATCTCATTGCGTTCGAGCGCATGGATGGCGGCAAGATCACGTCCATCACCATTGCCATCGACAAGGCTTTTACCGCTGCCGGCGCACGCAAGGCGACTGGCGATTATGGTACGGCCAGCCAGCCCGGTTCGCCGGCCTACGGCATCAACTCGGCGATCAATGGCCGGTTGATGGTGGTGGCCGGTGGCCTGCCGATCATCGTGGATGGCGAAGTCGTTGGCGGCATCGGCATCAGCTCGGGTTCGCCCGCGCAGGACACCGAAGTGGCCCAGGCCGGTATCGACGCGTTCCTCGCCAGCCTCTGA
- a CDS encoding phosphotransferase, giving the protein MTQPSRDQHVWRDEEEMAAAICELYPDTDRQNLRFHRSGWDSVAIETAGRLFKFPRQTNALAALRREVDILALVRPLSPLPVPDMRLHGHPAPFSEHLVLPGEHLVTAQYERLSEARRDRLAAALADFYAAIHAIDPAAARAAGAVPVEAWLPAQTVDKIALPLLPVHIRAEARQIIEVYAATASAEPDEIYGFFDGHGWNMAFDHATGTLNGMYDFADSGIGQRHQEFVYSSFISWDLTERIIGHYERVTGLSIDRERVRTLTGYHRLWELAVCAQSGNSTEIEEMLTSALSWLERP; this is encoded by the coding sequence ATGACGCAGCCTTCCCGTGATCAGCATGTCTGGCGGGACGAGGAAGAGATGGCAGCGGCCATCTGCGAACTCTATCCGGACACGGACCGCCAGAACCTTCGCTTTCACAGAAGCGGCTGGGATTCCGTTGCCATCGAGACTGCCGGGCGGTTGTTCAAGTTTCCGCGCCAGACCAACGCCCTCGCAGCGCTGCGGCGCGAAGTGGACATCCTTGCCCTCGTTCGTCCTTTAAGCCCCCTCCCCGTCCCCGATATGCGGCTCCATGGCCACCCGGCCCCGTTCAGCGAGCATCTCGTCCTGCCCGGCGAACACCTGGTCACCGCTCAATACGAAAGGCTCTCCGAAGCCCGGCGCGATCGGCTGGCCGCCGCTCTTGCTGACTTTTACGCGGCCATTCACGCCATAGACCCCGCCGCCGCGCGGGCTGCGGGCGCTGTCCCGGTCGAGGCATGGCTGCCCGCGCAAACAGTCGATAAAATCGCGCTGCCGCTTCTGCCGGTGCATATCCGCGCCGAGGCGCGCCAGATCATCGAAGTCTATGCGGCGACTGCCAGTGCCGAACCGGATGAGATCTATGGCTTTTTCGATGGCCACGGCTGGAACATGGCCTTCGACCACGCGACCGGCACGCTTAACGGCATGTACGACTTCGCCGATTCCGGCATCGGGCAGCGGCATCAGGAGTTCGTTTATTCGAGTTTCATCAGCTGGGACCTGACCGAGCGCATCATCGGCCATTATGAGCGGGTGACCGGGCTGTCGATCGATCGCGAGCGCGTCCGTACGCTGACAGGCTATCATCGCCTCTGGGAACTCGCCGTCTGCGCGCAGAGCGGGAACAGCACCGAAATCGAGGAAATGCTCACCTCCGCATTGTCGTGGCTGGAGAGGCCTTGA
- a CDS encoding sugar phosphate isomerase/epimerase: MIRLGGHGLPVGSDDPEAFARAHRDFGYSAAYCPPCDLFDTDRQLAIEKSFAQADVMIAEVGIWCNLLTPEDDVRRANIDRACNLLALADAVGAKCAVNYIGSFAAGTDYAPHPKNLSADAFDATVATARDIIDRVKPTRARFALEMMQYALPDSVDAYLDLIRAIDRPAFAAHLDPVNLVMTPRTYFDTGRLIRECFEKLGPHIVSCHAKDIKLHHQAALHLDEVMIGEGNLDYPTYLRCLDAMPFEVPLMLEHLDGPDYATARDRLFGIAAGAGLRFR, translated from the coding sequence ATGATCAGGCTGGGTGGGCACGGACTTCCCGTGGGATCAGACGACCCTGAGGCCTTCGCGCGGGCCCATCGCGATTTCGGCTATTCCGCCGCCTATTGCCCGCCCTGCGATCTCTTTGACACGGATCGCCAGCTTGCCATCGAAAAAAGCTTTGCCCAGGCCGACGTGATGATCGCGGAGGTCGGCATATGGTGCAATCTGCTGACCCCCGAAGACGACGTTCGCCGCGCCAATATCGACCGCGCCTGCAATCTCCTGGCGCTCGCCGATGCTGTCGGCGCCAAATGTGCGGTCAATTATATCGGCTCCTTCGCCGCCGGCACCGACTACGCGCCGCACCCCAAAAACCTCTCCGCCGACGCCTTTGACGCAACCGTCGCCACGGCGCGCGACATCATCGATCGGGTAAAGCCGACGCGCGCCCGCTTTGCGCTCGAGATGATGCAATATGCCCTGCCCGATAGCGTCGACGCCTATCTCGACCTCATCCGCGCCATCGATCGCCCCGCCTTCGCCGCCCATCTTGACCCGGTCAACCTGGTCATGACCCCGCGGACCTATTTCGACACCGGCCGGTTGATCCGGGAGTGCTTCGAAAAGCTCGGGCCCCATATCGTCAGTTGCCACGCCAAGGACATCAAGCTGCACCATCAGGCGGCGCTCCATCTCGACGAGGTGATGATCGGCGAGGGCAATCTCGACTATCCCACCTATCTCCGCTGCCTCGACGCCATGCCCTTCGAGGTTCCGCTGATGCTTGAACACCTCGATGGACCCGACTACGCCACCGCCCGGGACCGGCTCTTCGGCATCGCAGCGGGCGCAGGCCTCCGGTTCAGATGA
- a CDS encoding VOC family protein, protein MDKRLLDEDAVMQLCFITDNLEKSVAWFADLTGKQPAHQGKSAEAEIAQATYLGKPATITFRLALFRFGNIDLEFLEPGPEPSTWRDQLNEKGPGFHHFAFRTRNMTNRRAFLEEKGLPMIQHGEFEGSDGRYEYFDSTAQLGAIIELLEWDKDKEPQT, encoded by the coding sequence TTGGATAAACGTCTGCTCGACGAGGATGCCGTGATGCAGCTCTGCTTCATCACCGACAATCTCGAAAAATCAGTGGCATGGTTTGCCGATCTCACCGGCAAGCAGCCGGCCCATCAGGGCAAATCGGCTGAAGCCGAAATTGCGCAGGCGACCTATCTCGGCAAGCCCGCCACCATCACCTTCCGCCTGGCCCTTTTCCGCTTTGGCAATATCGATCTCGAATTCCTCGAGCCGGGCCCCGAGCCCAGCACCTGGCGCGACCAGCTCAACGAAAAGGGCCCGGGGTTCCACCACTTTGCCTTCCGCACCAGGAACATGACCAATCGTCGTGCCTTTCTGGAGGAGAAGGGACTGCCCATGATCCAGCATGGCGAGTTCGAAGGCAGCGACGGGCGCTACGAATATTTCGACAGCACCGCGCAATTGGGAGCAATCATAGAGCTCCTCGAATGGGATAAGGACAAGGAGCCGCAGACCTAA